The following nucleotide sequence is from Drosophila kikkawai strain 14028-0561.14 chromosome 2L, DkikHiC1v2, whole genome shotgun sequence.
TTCAAGCCTGTTTGCACTTGGGACGCCTTAAGGACCAGAAATTGCACACACCCGAGATGATATCGATGCTGAAGAGGAACAACACCGGCAAGTCCCTGGACATTGCTCGACAGATGAGGGATATGCTGGGCGGCAATGGCATCAGTGATGAGTACCATGTGATTAGGCATGTGATGAACCTGGAGTCGGTCAACACCTATGAGGGAACACACGACATACACGCCTTGATTCTGGGTCGCGCCATCACCGGACTGGCGGCCTTTGCCAACTGATTCCCCCACTTGGTGGAGGGGTGTCACTGAAGAACTTTGCATTTACCAAACTGTTCGATGTTCGCGTGTTTTTGTGAATAAATGTCTTAATTAAATCCAATTAGGTGGCCAATGCCAGTCGAAATCTTTGATTAGTCTCCTCTCTCCCAGTTTCCTTCACCTGATAAGCTGATATGCGCAATCTGCTTCATATATATCATCCGATAAGGTTTCGGGCTGTGGATTAACTCACCTCCGCCTCATACTGCTCCGCACGGCGCACGGCATGGCCCAGTTCAGTGTTGGTTTCGGCCAGCAGCTTTTTGAGCTTGGCGTGCGACATCTTCACCTCACTTATCTCCTTGTTGCGCTCGGAGAGCTCCTGCTGCAGAGCTCGCACCTCAACGTCGTTTGCCTGCATGGGACGGCACTTGCGGTCGGAACGCTCTTGGTAGTCTCGCAGCTCGGCGCGCAGCTTCTTGTTATCCCGTTCCATGGCCAACTTCTCGGATTCCAGGCGCTCGCGCTTGCCCCATTCCGAGGCATTCTCCGCCTGCAAATGCTCCAGCTCGGTGCGCAGCTCTGTAAGCCTGCGCTCCAAGTTTTCACGCGCAGCAATCTCCTCCTGCAACGAGTTGTTAACGATACGCATCTCGGCGCGATGCTGCTCCTGCAGTGTTAGAAGCTCGCGCACAGCCTCTTGCTTGGCGGAACGCATCTCCTCCTGCCGGCCGCGCACATCCTGGATCTCCAGCGATAGCTTTTCAATGCTCTTGTGCAGCTCTAGCTTTTCACTAAACGAATAAATCGAATTTGAGACAAGGATTACCGGGAAAGCTCTATGTTTACTCACTCCCTTTCCGCCTGAAGTGTTTTCTGCGCCTCGTCGAGGCGCAATTGCAGCATGGATATTTTCTGCATCAAGTAGTCCTCGTCGAAGTCGTCCTTGGAGAGCTGCTGAATCAGGCGCTTTTCTTCGGCAGCCGCTGCCTCATCCAACTCCGTCAGATGCTTGGGCATGGCGCCCTTCATAGCAAACTCCTCAATGTCCAGGTCCTTGACATCGTTGGGCAGCTTTGTGACCAAACCGTCCTCGCTGTTGATATTTTTCAGACCATCCGAGGAAATGTCCGGCGAACAGTTGGCGTCGCGACCATTGGCCTCCGCGTCCTCGCTGGTGTCGGCACGGTGGAACTGGCCGGCGTGCTTCATCATCAGCGTGTGCACCTTCTCCATCTCCTTCTTCAGCTGTGTGATCTGCAGCTCGAGATCGTTCTTTTCCCGCTTCAGGGAGTGTGACTCCTTCATGGCGACGTCCAGTTTGACGCTCAGCTGCTTGGACTCTTCTCTGGCCTTGTTCCGCTCGTTACGCACCTGCGGAAAGTGAGAAAAAGTTTTGTTATTGGACACCGGCGGTATTGACCCAACGGGAAGCCATGGCAACCATACCTTACTCCACTTCTCTCGCCAGTTGGCGGTGCAGTCGGACCTGGAAGGCGTAGGGTTGTGTGATTAAGAGATAAACCGTTTTCGCCGGTAGCGCCGTACTCACCACCACTTCATGGTCTTCTCCATCTGCGCCGCCCTGGCTCGAGCCTCATGCAACTCCCGCTGCCGCTGGGACTGGGGGAAGAGAAGAGTTTTACATGTGCGGATTGGAGGTATCAAGTTCGCCACAAACCTCTCGCGCTTCCCACTCGGTCTCGCCGTATCGGGCCGACATGGTGGTGCCCATGACGCCCACATCGTTGGCCATGGGGCGTCTGCTGCCCCCCACCGGTGCAGCAGACGCACTCTGCGTGGTGGATGCCGCCTGTGACATTTCGCTAGTGGATGTTTACTGGTTGGTCCACACTTTCTAGCTGCGCTGTTGCATTTTGGGGAGTTAAACCTGCACTTTTTAGTGGAACAAAAACACGGAATACAGAAAATTGCAGTGGGCATTCGCCTGTAAACGTCAACAGCTGTTGTTTACGAATCGGTGTGAATGGTAAAAATTGCAGTGACATTCGGCTGTATACGTTGGTATTTGGTATATCGTATCGGACGGACTGCGGTCACACTGGAAACACTTCGCGAACGGTCGCACCAAAAGAACCGCAGCATTTTTCCAGAAATTGTTTTCCCCTCAAAAATCAAGGAAAACTCGATTAAAACATGGCCAAGCATCATCCGGACTTGATTTTCTGCCGCAAGCAACCCGGCGTGGGTGAGTTCTCACACAATACCTGCATAATTCAGTCTCTAAAGCGGTTCCTTTCAATGCGGCAGCCATTGGACGGCTGTGCGAGAAAGACGACGGAAAATGTGTGATCTGCGACTCCTACGTGCGGCCCTGCACCCTTGTCCGGATCTGCGACGAGTGCAACTACGGCTCCTATCAAGGCAGGTGCGTCATCTGCGGCGGTCCCGGAGTATCCGATGCATACTACTGCAAGTCCTGCACCATACAGGAGAAGGACGTGAGTTGAGAGCGAATTTAACAGGACGTTTCTTCTGATAATCGAACACTTCTCATTTTGCAGCGCGACGGATGCCCCAAGATCGTAAACCTGGGTAGCTCCAAGACTGATCTGTTCTATGAACGCAAGAAATATGGCTTCAAACAAAAGTAAGCATCTAGCAGGAGCTGGCCGCGAAAGGAGTCCCACTAACtatagttttacattttctttacagCTACTGATGTCCTCTCCACTACCTCGTACattgctaatacatttttattgtaatttaacaTATAAACATAGGTTTGGATAAATGGATGTTTGGAATTTCGTGCTTAGATGGTTAGGAGCTTTTCCTCGCCGCCGATGTCGTATTGCAGACAGAGGCGGTCGAACTCTGCCGACTTCTTGTCCAGATCGGTGATAAAGTCGCTCTTAGGGTAAAACTGGCGAAGCTGCTCCAGGTTCCGGGTGACAGACTCTGCCGGCTTGCCCGTGAGATGGGCCAGCACCATGAGGTTGATGAGCGTGTCATAGTCGTTGTGCTTCTTCAGCAGCGATTCGCGCAGGACGGCATCCGCCTCCTCGTACCGCTCGAGACCCAAATGAACTACCGCCTGGCCGTTCAGCAAAGCCGGCGTGGGCTTGAATTTCTCACAGAACTCCTGGTAGATGTGGAAGGCGTCCTGCATCTGTTCCGTGCCCTGGGCGAGGGCTACCCACGCCTGGGCGAGCTGCGTCAGCGTGGCATCGTCGCTGATCTCCTGCATCTTGGCCACCAGCTGCTTGGCCAAGTCCACGCGCTGAAGGCGCAGCAGGCACTGCACGGACAAGGCCATGGACTCCAGATTCGTAGATCCATGCAAGATTTTCAGGGCGTTCTCGAACTGTCCGTCGTGGCAGTAGACAATCGCGGTAGCAATGTGCCAGAGGTTGGTCTCATCCTCATCGCCAGCCACCTTGTCGGTGAGCTtctccagcagctcctccgtGCGGGACGGCTGCTCGAACGCCTCGTGCACCAGCCGCAGGGCCTGCAGGGGTGTGGAATTGTTCTCCTTGATGTCCGAAGCCACAATGCGCCCGGAATCAATGGCCAAGTAGGAGAGGTACATGTAGGACAGCAGTTCCGATCCGGCCGTTCCCTGTTCCGGGAGCACAAAGTTGATCGAGCCCATGAAGTTGCCGACGTAGTACTCATTGCGGGCGTCGAACAGCGCCGAGTTCGTGTCCTCTTCGTTTTGCTGTCGGCTCATTTTATGATTTCAATGGTTTATTGCaaacaaaaatcgaaattgtTATTTTGGGTGAGCTGGCTTTTCGTCGAGTTGTCAAAGTGTGGCCGTAGCGCATTACTTTAAAATCCAGCATTACAGTCTGTGCATGATGTAGCCAAATAAGGTGGTCTCTTAATCATCACAATGAGTGCAAAAGAGAGGGTCTCAATCTAGTGAGTGCGAGCGGAACGACAATCTAATTTGTTgattaggttttttttttataataaaagaagttaaaatttctgtaaaatttaattttctaatatgTTGAGTTGGATATAAGGcgtcgtttttctttttttttgttaagagtcatttattcaaattttataatatattcttatcttgaaatagaattaatatcTTATATAGGAATCTCTTTTGAGTAAGATACTGATATTGCTGTCTCTTTCTAGCGATTGATGCTCTGAGAGTCCCTTGTAAAAAGTAACGGACCACCTTTAATTTTTTCACCATCTAGCCAGTGCTGTAAAGGCCGTCAAAGACTTATTTCAGAACATATTTGTAAGTATTTCAAAGTAAAAGCTCAATAGTCGTTAAAAGTTAACTAAAACAAGGGCGCTATCCGGTTTGACCAGTTACCAGTAACTAAGCTTCCATATTGCATTACAATTGACTGCAATAAGGTCGATTTGCAAAAAAAGCTGTTGCTGGTCCCACTCACCTTTGTATTACTACTCCTAATTTTGAACTCAACAAGTGTTTTTTCAGTTTCTTATCAGTAATGTACAATCCGAAAAGCCAGGACCTTGACCGGGAGTATTTTCCTAGTTATCACACTACCAGGTTTCAAAATGAGCCGGAACCAAATTTGGCCGTTGTAGAGCATTTTATAAAAGTAACTCAACAGCGTAAGAGcaattaattaactttaaaaccggaccaaaattaataaaacgtGCCTTGGCAGATGAAAGGGACTTGACCGAGAATCGGAACATCATCGTGGAAAACTTGCGCTATGGCGAAGGGCGCCGAGTTGTGGATGTCTTCTCCGACAAGAATACACCCGTCCACAGTCCACTTTTAGTGTTCGTACATGGCGGCTACTGGCAGATGCTGGACAAGAGCCACTCCTGCTCCATCGTGGGGCCACTGGTGCGACAGGGAATCCGTGTGGCCGTTATGGATTACAACCTTTGCCCCGCCGTGAGCCTCGAAAAGCTAATGGCGGAGTTCGTTCGCTTCCTCGACTGGATTTTCAGATACGCCGAGCTCACACAAGTTATGGAAATAACATTCGTCGGGCACTCGGCCGGCGCTCATTTGCTGTCCCGGATCCTCAACTCACCCGAGGTGGTCAGTCCCCAGCGGAGCCAGATGTGCTGGGCCCTGGTCTTCATGTGCGGCGTGTACGACTTGAGGGAGCTGTACAATTTGGAATCGGTGAATCCCAAAAACATTCTGGACATCGACGAGCGCAAAGCGGAGAGCCTGTCGCCCATGCTATGGTCGTACACGGATGTGGGTGGTTGGAGATCGACGCGGATCTACGTATTGGTCGCCGAGCACGACAGCGTCACCTTCATAGAGCAGAGTCGGCGCTTTAGCGAGGTTCTGAGGAATGCCGGCTTCCAGACATCGTTTAAGGTGTTTCAAAAGTACGATCACTTCGACATCATCGAAGAGACGGCCATTGATGACTCCGATATATCCCGGTATTTGCGCAATATCCGGAATGAATAACCCAGTTGTTCAGTTATTTCATCGTTATTTTACTTTGTAAAACAAGCTTAGCCTAGTAGTAAGTATGTATACCATATGTACACTAGCATATTGTGACTTACTGGTACGGGTGCGGGCTCTGCAATAAATTAGCGTGGCTTGGAGAAACTGAAAAAACGAATCTGACACGGGACTAAAGTAATCTTTGAACGCACTTGAACTAAAATAccaataagaaaaaaatggaTAATAAATGTATCATTTGGCTTCAAgtcaaattgaaataattacTAGACATGCGATCTCTAAGgaaatctatataaaaatattttgtaactCGCTCAAAGATTACTCTTTTGCATGCGATTCTTGCTCAGTCAAGTCATTTCGTCCTACAATACCGAGTTTtcataaaaacaattataaagtATACACACTTAGTAACGcataattttacaaattaattaataaataaactaaagtaCTGTGTGGCTAGGCGAGGGAGGAAGAGGAGGTGGAGGCGTCTCCTCTCATAGCTCCTCATCCGAAATAATAATCTCCGCTTCAATGACAGGCTTTTCACTCGGCTTGGAGCTAGGATTCTGCTCATGGACGAAGTTGGCGTTTAGACTAGAGACAGAAATGATCTTCAGCTTGCCGTTAGGCGGTTCCTCGACATCTTTCTCCGCCGCAGTCTCGGTTCTCGTTACATCTATCACATCCTCATTGGCGGGCGCTGGTGGTACTACCTCCACCTCAGCTTCGGAGTCGACATCGCTTACCTCGCCATTGACCTTGAAGTTGTCCACAAAGGCGTCCACATCATCCTCTTCAtcctccgtctccgtctcatCCTCCGATTCCTCTGGGTTGTCATCATTGTCCTTGGAGGAGCCAGCTTCCTTTTGATGTCCTTTCGCTGATCCGTTCATTAGGGCTGCGACGGCTGCCGCCTTTGCCGCTGCCTGAGCACTGGTACAGGGTTTGTCATCATCCTCTGCCAATGCGGCCAACTTGGCAGCTTCTTCGGCGGCCTTTTCCTGCTTCTGCTTGAGGCGTGCCTGACGCTCCTCCGTATTGAGATCCTGCTCACGAGCGAATCTAAGAAGAAACCCAAATATTAGTTATGAAACGATTATTGAATTATCAGCACTATGCCCGCTTCTAAGCTCTGGGCTAATTGGGAACGAACATAGTTCAGCAAAAAAGCAACAGGCTTCTGTTGTCAACAATTAAATTCCAAACATTGCGAATGAGCGAAACGTTAACATAGTGCTGACACTCTCAATTTGTGCTCACTTTTCCAAGACATCACTTATTTTGGTTGCCTTTTTGTTGTTCTCCTGCAGCTTGGCCATCAGCTCCGGATCGCTGGCAGCAGGATCCTTGATATTCGAGGTGAAGTGTGTAACGGTCTCGTAAAGATCAGTCTTTCGTCGGGCCTGCAGCAATTGCCCCACCTTGTCGAAGGCGTCGTGAGCTGAAAGGCATTCAATTAtgtgaaattatatttaatcgTTTGAAGCTTATGTATGCATACCTATCCTTTTCATCTCAAAGTTGGCCAGCCCCAGCTCCTTTTCCTTGTTGCAGTGCTCCAGCAGCTGGAGCACATCATGGTAGTCGGGGAACTCCTGCATCCGGTTCACAAAGGCCGACAGTGTGCGATTGAAGTCCGGATAGGCAGAATCCTTAAATATTATGGCTTGCTTCAGCTGACGGCGAGCGCTCTTGCTCTCGCCGGTTAAATCACAGATTTTCTCATATATTTGGCAAGCGCGCTTCTTGTAACGCTCCACCTGCAGATAACTGGAGTCATCGTCGTTCCAGTCTACATCCGCCTCCTCCAGCATTTCGATCCGCTTCTTGATTGTGGCCAGGGCATGATTGAGCTTTCGGATGCGCTCAGCTAGTCGCTTGTCAACAGTGGGGGAATCGGGTTCCGATTCAAGTTCCTCCACTTCCTCTTCAGCTTCCTGCTCTTCCGCCCTCACTGGGGTCTGAACCCGCTGCTCATCCTGTATATTCCGTTCCTTGGGTGTAGACGATCTCGGTGTAGGGGAATTCCTTGCTGAAGATGGCGGCCTCTCTCTAATTCTCGCCACCTGTCGGGCTTTCAGCTCATCCATCACGTTCTTAAGGTGTACGTACATGATTTCCGGCTCATTCTTGATACGCATGATGGCCATTTGAACCGTCTTGCGGAAGCCACGCGACATCACAAAGCTTTCGTGGACACTGTAGTAGTGCTTTGTTAGCTTGCTTTGGAGCAAGCGCTGCATCTCCGACGTCTTCTCCACTTCGAGGCAGAGCTTTATTAGAGCCGAGTACTCCGCCGTGAAAGGCGCTCTAGCCGGTTGCGATGCTTCCTTAGACTTTTCTTTCGGTGCTACCTTTGCAAGTGACTTTCGCTTATCGGGCGGGGAATCTGGAAGATCAACCAAGTCCACAATTACTGGGTCAACGGATATTGATTTGGGTGGAGTTTTCCGTTTTTTATCCCCGGGAATTGTCTTGTTCGGCTGCTGCTTTTCTTCGGTACTTCCAGTCTTACTCTCAGTGTCTACTTTCTCTGTGGGCGGCGTCGTTGGAGGCGACTCCACCAAGACTATTGTGGGCGTGGTTTTAGCCTCCAACTGTTCTCGCTGCCTTTGCTCCAGCTTCTGCTGCTCAAACATATGCCTTTGCCACTCGTCGTCGGATTTCTTGAGAACGGTTATGGGCTGAATACGCTTAGTACCGCCAGGCCTCGTCACTGGCGAAATGCTGGCCCCGGGCAGGGAGTTTAACTTGAAGGCCGCCGCCTTGGccagctgctgatgctgcacTGCAGCCGAAATTGCCGCCGGAGGTGGTGTAGTCGTCGGCGTAAGTTGGGGCGTAATGCTAGTAGTGGGTGGCAAGTTGAGGAGCAACGGTTCATTTAAGGCGGCCGCACAGTGCGGAGGTGTTGCCAGCAGTCGCTGCGGTGGCGCAGCGCTCGTTGTGAATCCCTGCAGATGTGTAGAGGCCAGCGGAGGTGTTACCGGCTTATGATTCGTGCTCCTGAAAGGCAAAGTGCGGGCGGCACTCAAGCCTGTTGGTGAGGCGGTGATACTTCCCGACGCTTGTGGCCTTATTTGGATGTTAGCTGCTCTAGTGTTGGGCGGCACAGGTGTGATCTTGGCCACCGTCGTGGGTCGCACAATCGGCGGATTGATCTTCTGTGGAAAGGCGGCAGAAGTTGGAAGCATTCCAGGTGGCGGTGGGGTCACTTTTTGGACCAAATGAGCGGGCGGGGGCGTCTGTTGGTGGATTATCTGTTTAGGAGGAGCCTTGGACGTCACCTTGGGTGTCGTCGTGGGTTGCACCATGGGGAGTTTCTGTATCGTCATTGATTTGTGTGTAATTTGGTTGACAATGGGCAGCGAGGCATTTGGAAGGAAAGGCGACTGCGGCTTGTTTGAATTCTGTGGATCCATCAACGCTCTTTGTAATTGCTGGACCATTTGTGTCTTCTGTTGATTGGAAGCTGCCGGCAATGGTTTCTGTTGAAGCTTCTTATGCTGCTGCGCCAATGGAACCAACGGTTGGCCCTGTACTTGTcctacaattaaattttgtggcaactgctgctgctgctgtggttgtACTTGAACAATCGGcgctctctgctgctgctgttggagtTGTCCCAAGTATGCTCtatattgctgttgttgttgcagtt
It contains:
- the LOC108082773 gene encoding coiled-coil domain-containing protein 102A isoform X2, whose amino-acid sequence is MSQAASTTQSASAAPVGGSRRPMANDVGVMGTTMSARYGETEWEARESQRQRELHEARARAAQMEKTMKWWSDCTANWREKWSKVRNERNKAREESKQLSVKLDVAMKESHSLKREKNDLELQITQLKKEMEKVHTLMMKHAGQFHRADTSEDAEANGRDANCSPDISSDGLKNINSEDGLVTKLPNDVKDLDIEEFAMKGAMPKHLTELDEAAAAEEKRLIQQLSKDDFDEDYLMQKISMLQLRLDEAQKTLQAERDEKLELHKSIEKLSLEIQDVRGRQEEMRSAKQEAVRELLTLQEQHRAEMRIVNNSLQEEIAARENLERRLTELRTELEHLQAENASEWGKRERLESEKLAMERDNKKLRAELRDYQERSDRKCRPMQANDVEVRALQQELSERNKEISEVKMSHAKLKKLLAETNTELGHAVRRAEQYEAEVKRLRQRVEELKRELAGAEDELDSAVNQVRRLQRSNDELVGQTEGLQMQIQHLQNRLRSYGSTSLLLDDETEGNSD
- the LOC108082773 gene encoding coiled-coil domain-containing protein 102A isoform X1; the protein is MSQAASTTQSASAAPVGGSRRPMANDVGVMGTTMSARYGETEWEARESQRQRELHEARARAAQMEKTMKWWSDCTANWREKWSKVRNERNKAREESKQLSVKLDVAMKESHSLKREKNDLELQITQLKKEMEKVHTLMMKHAGQFHRADTSEDAEANGRDANCSPDISSDGLKNINSEDGLVTKLPNDVKDLDIEEFAMKGAMPKHLTELDEAAAAEEKRLIQQLSKDDFDEDYLMQKISMLQLRLDEAQKTLQAERDEKLELHKSIEKLSLEIQDVRGRQEEMRSAKQEAVRELLTLQEQHRAEMRIVNNSLQEEIAARENLERRLTELRTELEHLQAENASEWGKRERLESEKLAMERDNKKLRAELRDYQERSDRKCRPMQANDVEVRALQQELSERNKEISEVKMSHAKLKKLLAETNTELGHAVRRAEQYEAEVKRLRQRVEELKRELAGAEDELDSAVNQVRRLQRSNDELVGQTEGLQMQIQHLQNRRAPSPQLRGMGGVQLRNKIAVELPNDCLPNINDLRQIFDDSQAGLRSSHNGSDAAAHHAASVKRSSHTERTLLQQQQSSSAASAAAAAAAAAAFYDAKPTHLEENIFESKSRNLEFERAKQKFDNPHGQHHHHHQRQRSGNGRYGSAGSNASRANLALPLKGMTNGGSSSNASSKDELNRQLYEAHEKEQSAGVGYARNSINLDGLKVSDDETP
- the Phf5a gene encoding PHD finger-like domain-containing protein 5A, whose translation is MAKHHPDLIFCRKQPGVAIGRLCEKDDGKCVICDSYVRPCTLVRICDECNYGSYQGRCVICGGPGVSDAYYCKSCTIQEKDRDGCPKIVNLGSSKTDLFYERKKYGFKQNY
- the epsilonCOP gene encoding coatomer subunit epsilon, which gives rise to MSRQQNEEDTNSALFDARNEYYVGNFMGSINFVLPEQGTAGSELLSYMYLSYLAIDSGRIVASDIKENNSTPLQALRLVHEAFEQPSRTEELLEKLTDKVAGDEDETNLWHIATAIVYCHDGQFENALKILHGSTNLESMALSVQCLLRLQRVDLAKQLVAKMQEISDDATLTQLAQAWVALAQGTEQMQDAFHIYQEFCEKFKPTPALLNGQAVVHLGLERYEEADAVLRESLLKKHNDYDTLINLMVLAHLTGKPAESVTRNLEQLRQFYPKSDFITDLDKKSAEFDRLCLQYDIGGEEKLLTI
- the KFase gene encoding kynurenine formamidase; the protein is MYNPKSQDLDREYFPSYHTTRFQNEPEPNLAVVEHFIKVTQQHERDLTENRNIIVENLRYGEGRRVVDVFSDKNTPVHSPLLVFVHGGYWQMLDKSHSCSIVGPLVRQGIRVAVMDYNLCPAVSLEKLMAEFVRFLDWIFRYAELTQVMEITFVGHSAGAHLLSRILNSPEVVSPQRSQMCWALVFMCGVYDLRELYNLESVNPKNILDIDERKAESLSPMLWSYTDVGGWRSTRIYVLVAEHDSVTFIEQSRRFSEVLRNAGFQTSFKVFQKYDHFDIIEETAIDDSDISRYLRNIRNE
- the Daxx gene encoding daxx-like protein, with translation MSASVVCVLSSDSEEESPPGAKRRRLEDPLRAVASVRQSLPAKLVNIPKASLGAGAVTSYLPPLTCVPTDPLQSMHIPSGITVTKHQKNNTTTNGNITITFTENNNNNNNTHSFNNNVKAKQMKMGAAQKVAWSMSNKAPSPNALIATVPSHQVKVTPNPQYRVTPIGKVTNPPPSVLVPKAMPAKTQPPVGLGQQQPNQQQQKPIMPSSGKAKAPMGMLQQIQHHQKVLAGQLQPQQQQQKGLVAQVQQKASVGQQQQQKTLGVQLQQQKPVQLAQQQKTGVGAQYQQQPKSIMGQQQQKTIQVQVNQQQPAPKVSQVQIQQQKQPTSKARGQQQNQQVPKAIQVAPKPSVVQPNRLSLEQLQQQQQYRAYLGQLQQQQQRAPIVQVQPQQQQQLPQNLIVGQVQGQPLVPLAQQHKKLQQKPLPAASNQQKTQMVQQLQRALMDPQNSNKPQSPFLPNASLPIVNQITHKSMTIQKLPMVQPTTTPKVTSKAPPKQIIHQQTPPPAHLVQKVTPPPPGMLPTSAAFPQKINPPIVRPTTVAKITPVPPNTRAANIQIRPQASGSITASPTGLSAARTLPFRSTNHKPVTPPLASTHLQGFTTSAAPPQRLLATPPHCAAALNEPLLLNLPPTTSITPQLTPTTTPPPAAISAAVQHQQLAKAAAFKLNSLPGASISPVTRPGGTKRIQPITVLKKSDDEWQRHMFEQQKLEQRQREQLEAKTTPTIVLVESPPTTPPTEKVDTESKTGSTEEKQQPNKTIPGDKKRKTPPKSISVDPVIVDLVDLPDSPPDKRKSLAKVAPKEKSKEASQPARAPFTAEYSALIKLCLEVEKTSEMQRLLQSKLTKHYYSVHESFVMSRGFRKTVQMAIMRIKNEPEIMYVHLKNVMDELKARQVARIRERPPSSARNSPTPRSSTPKERNIQDEQRVQTPVRAEEQEAEEEVEELESEPDSPTVDKRLAERIRKLNHALATIKKRIEMLEEADVDWNDDDSSYLQVERYKKRACQIYEKICDLTGESKSARRQLKQAIIFKDSAYPDFNRTLSAFVNRMQEFPDYHDVLQLLEHCNKEKELGLANFEMKRIAHDAFDKVGQLLQARRKTDLYETVTHFTSNIKDPAASDPELMAKLQENNKKATKISDVLEKFAREQDLNTEERQARLKQKQEKAAEEAAKLAALAEDDDKPCTSAQAAAKAAAVAALMNGSAKGHQKEAGSSKDNDDNPEESEDETETEDEEDDVDAFVDNFKVNGEVSDVDSEAEVEVVPPAPANEDVIDVTRTETAAEKDVEEPPNGKLKIISVSSLNANFVHEQNPSSKPSEKPVIEAEIIISDEEL